One genomic region from Parerythrobacter aestuarii encodes:
- a CDS encoding SDR family NAD(P)-dependent oxidoreductase: MTYANRFAGKTVIVTGSSMGIGEAIARRFHAEGANVVINSRKQADCDAVVESLGERALAVPGDVSSSAFATEIVSKTVEAFGGLDVLVNNAGVGFSGRLSKARDEDIDRIIDINLKGILYLTREAFPHLLAAKGNVINISSVSGLGGDWGLGIYNASKGGVCNLTRAMALEFGSQGVRANAICPSMTRSDMTTGVTESEVALKMLANRMPLGRPAEPEEIAGPTLFLASEDACFVNGVLLPVDGGVTASNGQPNFFGG; the protein is encoded by the coding sequence ATGACCTACGCCAACCGTTTCGCTGGCAAGACCGTGATCGTAACCGGATCATCGATGGGGATCGGCGAGGCCATAGCCCGCCGCTTCCATGCCGAGGGTGCCAATGTCGTCATCAACTCGCGCAAGCAGGCGGATTGCGACGCGGTGGTGGAATCGCTCGGTGAGCGCGCACTGGCGGTGCCGGGCGATGTGTCGTCCTCCGCCTTCGCGACGGAGATCGTCAGCAAGACGGTCGAGGCATTCGGCGGGCTCGACGTGCTGGTCAACAATGCCGGGGTCGGCTTCTCCGGTCGCCTGAGCAAAGCCAGGGACGAGGATATCGACCGGATCATCGACATCAACCTCAAGGGCATCCTTTACCTCACGCGCGAAGCCTTTCCGCACTTGCTCGCGGCGAAGGGCAATGTGATCAACATCTCCAGTGTTTCCGGCCTCGGCGGCGACTGGGGGCTGGGCATCTACAACGCGTCGAAAGGAGGGGTGTGCAACCTCACCCGCGCGATGGCGCTGGAATTCGGTTCGCAAGGCGTACGTGCCAACGCGATCTGCCCGTCGATGACTCGTTCGGACATGACCACGGGTGTGACGGAGAGCGAAGTCGCGCTCAAGATGCTCGCGAACCGCATGCCGCTGGGCCGCCCAGCCGAGCCTGAGGAAATTGCCGGCCCCACGCTGTTCCTCGCGAGCGAGGATGCTTGCTTCGTCAACGGCGTGCTGTTGCCTGTCGATGGTGGAGTCACCGCATCGAACGGACAGCCGAATTTCTTCGGAGGGTAA
- a CDS encoding DUF4424 family protein encodes MRWNLTLAAIAAALAAPAIANDSEAEWAVGGLVLKANGDISMDKEDLYLSAEEVRVDYVYTNHASEDRDVVIAFPLPALPLQDGWYDYNYPDWDWLGFETRVNGEKVGYEVHDRAIIGARDVTDLVKAEGLPLEWFRDGSPAQLLEGMDGARREHLVKLGLLRQAESWLEPAWQVQRHYLRVQTFPAGKSVRVSHRYKPLTGGSVGGALMPEVRNNPEWSPLPEYRQRYCVDDSILAGLDRRMKPSKPGHVVYYSETWLGYVLSSGANWRGPIKDFRLVIDKGSTDNLVSFCMDGVTKIGPTQFEVRRTDFEPKGDLDVLILQFTEVED; translated from the coding sequence ATGCGCTGGAACCTGACCCTGGCCGCTATCGCAGCTGCCCTCGCCGCCCCTGCAATCGCCAATGACAGCGAGGCCGAATGGGCCGTCGGTGGGCTCGTGCTCAAGGCCAATGGCGATATCTCCATGGACAAGGAGGACCTCTACCTCTCCGCCGAGGAAGTGCGGGTCGACTATGTCTACACCAACCATGCGAGCGAAGATCGCGATGTGGTGATCGCTTTCCCGCTACCGGCGCTGCCGCTGCAAGACGGCTGGTACGACTACAACTACCCTGACTGGGATTGGCTGGGCTTCGAGACCCGGGTGAACGGCGAAAAGGTCGGCTATGAAGTGCATGATCGCGCCATTATCGGCGCGCGCGATGTCACTGACCTGGTCAAAGCCGAGGGCCTGCCGCTCGAATGGTTTCGCGACGGCAGCCCGGCCCAATTGCTTGAGGGGATGGACGGCGCCCGGCGCGAGCATCTCGTCAAGCTCGGCTTGCTGCGCCAGGCCGAGAGCTGGCTCGAACCCGCCTGGCAGGTCCAGCGGCATTACCTGCGCGTGCAGACTTTCCCTGCCGGCAAGAGCGTGCGGGTCTCGCATCGCTACAAACCGCTCACCGGCGGTAGTGTCGGCGGCGCATTGATGCCTGAAGTGCGCAACAACCCCGAATGGAGCCCGCTTCCCGAATACCGCCAGCGTTATTGCGTCGACGACAGCATCCTCGCCGGGCTCGACCGCCGCATGAAGCCGAGCAAACCGGGCCATGTGGTCTATTATTCAGAGACCTGGCTTGGCTACGTCCTTTCCAGCGGTGCGAACTGGCGCGGACCGATCAAGGATTTCCGGCTGGTGATCGACAAGGGCTCGACCGACAATCTCGTCAGCTTCTGTATGGACGGCGTCACGAAAATCGGCCCGACGCAGTTCGAAGTTCGCCGGACCGATTTCGAACCAAAGGGCGATCTCGACGTGCTCATCCTGCAGTTCACTGAAGTGGAGGATTGA
- a CDS encoding zf-HC2 domain-containing protein has translation MTVTDEMIAAYADGELSGEDKARVEAAIAADPALADLVAKHRALKDTLGAHFAPVLDQPVPESLATMLQPKEKETSGGDADVVSFAAERQKRGLAPMARRWAPIAGPALAASLVLALWQPWQGNGAREGYAGTQLAAALDTQLVAEQSVDAETRILLSFENADGQYCRAFRGADAGGIACRDDTGWKIERELGLDGAQSTDYRQAGSETELMIAVQEMAAGGALDAAAEVEAKEKGWR, from the coding sequence ATGACCGTCACCGACGAAATGATCGCTGCCTATGCTGATGGCGAACTGTCCGGCGAGGACAAGGCGCGGGTGGAAGCAGCGATCGCGGCCGACCCGGCGCTGGCCGACCTCGTTGCCAAGCATCGCGCGCTGAAGGACACGCTGGGCGCGCATTTCGCACCCGTGCTCGACCAGCCCGTGCCGGAGAGCCTGGCGACCATGCTGCAGCCGAAGGAAAAAGAAACCTCCGGTGGAGACGCGGACGTCGTGAGCTTTGCAGCCGAACGGCAGAAGCGCGGGCTTGCCCCGATGGCCCGCCGGTGGGCCCCGATTGCAGGCCCGGCACTGGCAGCTTCGCTGGTGCTGGCGTTGTGGCAGCCTTGGCAAGGCAACGGTGCGCGCGAGGGCTATGCCGGAACGCAGCTCGCTGCCGCGCTCGACACCCAGCTGGTGGCCGAACAGTCGGTGGATGCGGAAACCCGGATCCTGCTGAGCTTCGAGAATGCTGACGGCCAGTACTGCCGGGCGTTCCGTGGTGCTGACGCCGGCGGCATCGCCTGCCGCGACGACACCGGCTGGAAGATCGAACGCGAGCTGGGTCTCGATGGCGCGCAATCCACCGACTACCGCCAGGCCGGCAGCGAAACCGAACTGATGATCGCCGTGCAGGAAATGGCGGCCGGCGGTGCGCTCGATGCTGCGGCGGAGGTTGAGGCGAAGGAGAAGGGGTGGCGTTAG
- a CDS encoding RNA polymerase sigma factor: MSQTFEQQVLELLPRLRRFAIGLAGSNADGDDLCQMTIERALTRRDQWQEGTRLDSWMYRIMRNIFIDEKRSGARRSQTFVDEEAGLSVGSDGAQEAHVELTMVDRAMQQLPEDQREAVLLVMVEGYAYKEAAEIVGCPVGTLNSRLVRGRDALLELLSEEAP, from the coding sequence CTGAGCCAGACGTTCGAACAGCAAGTGCTCGAGCTGCTGCCGCGCTTGCGGCGGTTTGCCATCGGGCTTGCCGGGTCGAACGCCGATGGCGACGATCTGTGCCAGATGACCATCGAGAGGGCACTGACCCGCCGCGACCAGTGGCAGGAGGGGACCCGGCTCGACAGCTGGATGTACCGGATCATGCGCAATATTTTCATCGACGAGAAACGCAGCGGTGCCCGCCGCTCGCAGACCTTCGTGGACGAGGAGGCCGGCCTCTCGGTCGGCTCCGACGGGGCGCAGGAAGCGCATGTCGAGCTGACCATGGTGGACCGCGCAATGCAGCAATTGCCCGAAGACCAGCGCGAGGCCGTGTTGCTGGTGATGGTCGAAGGCTATGCCTACAAGGAAGCGGCAGAGATTGTCGGCTGCCCGGTCGGGACGCTGAATTCGCGGCTGGTCCGCGGACGCGATGCGCTGCTGGAACTGCTATCGGAGGAGGCACCATGA
- a CDS encoding S8 family serine peptidase has translation MMRMVLPTLLATMIVASPLAAQLLPQVQVPDVGGTVGGVTETLDQTLEGVDETVQREARRLLRTRDRTLDRLLRRNRDSIARDVNGDLARKGELLAMGVTAQDQAAIDDAGFRVLSTETIEGLGLTITRLALPDDLDLAEAEALARELGIGTQISADNLHYQSGARIMTVSSAPVPATVRSAASIGVEVGMIDGATGPWVRPTAAKGFAQGAPAASNHGSAVASLLKGAGVARVRVADVYGTDPAGGNALAIARGLGWLVASGSEVVTISLVGPRNAVVEQAIAAAQRKGVVMVAAVGNDGPAAPPAYPASYDGVVAVTGVDSRNRALIEAGRALHLDYAAPGADVFALDAQGTFTKWRGTSFATPLAAARLAAAIERGGNWRTVLDREARDLGPKGPDATYGRGLLCGDCARKK, from the coding sequence ATGATGCGTATGGTGCTGCCCACATTACTGGCCACGATGATTGTCGCGAGCCCGCTGGCAGCACAATTGCTGCCGCAGGTGCAGGTGCCTGATGTCGGTGGCACCGTTGGCGGCGTGACTGAAACGCTGGATCAGACACTGGAGGGTGTCGACGAGACCGTGCAGCGCGAGGCACGCAGGCTGCTCCGCACCCGGGACCGCACACTTGATCGCCTGCTACGCCGCAACCGCGACAGTATCGCGCGCGACGTCAACGGCGACCTGGCGCGCAAGGGCGAACTGCTGGCGATGGGTGTCACGGCGCAGGATCAGGCCGCGATAGACGATGCGGGTTTTCGGGTGCTTTCGACCGAAACAATCGAAGGATTGGGCCTGACCATTACCCGGCTGGCACTTCCCGACGATCTCGACCTGGCCGAAGCCGAAGCACTTGCCCGCGAGCTCGGGATCGGGACGCAGATCAGCGCCGACAATTTGCACTACCAGTCTGGCGCGCGCATCATGACCGTCTCTTCCGCTCCCGTCCCCGCCACTGTACGATCCGCCGCCAGCATCGGCGTCGAGGTTGGGATGATCGATGGTGCCACCGGGCCATGGGTTCGGCCGACCGCTGCCAAAGGTTTCGCCCAAGGCGCTCCCGCCGCCTCGAACCACGGCAGCGCAGTCGCCTCCTTGCTCAAGGGTGCAGGTGTTGCGCGGGTCAGGGTCGCAGATGTCTATGGCACCGATCCGGCTGGCGGCAATGCGCTCGCCATTGCGCGCGGGCTCGGCTGGCTGGTTGCGAGCGGGAGCGAGGTCGTCACCATCAGCCTTGTCGGGCCAAGGAATGCCGTGGTGGAGCAGGCCATCGCCGCCGCTCAGCGCAAGGGCGTAGTGATGGTCGCTGCAGTCGGCAATGACGGCCCCGCTGCCCCACCCGCTTACCCGGCCTCTTATGATGGCGTGGTCGCAGTGACCGGTGTCGATTCCCGCAACCGCGCCTTGATCGAGGCTGGCCGCGCATTGCACCTCGATTACGCAGCACCAGGTGCTGATGTCTTTGCGCTCGACGCCCAAGGGACATTCACCAAGTGGCGCGGGACGAGCTTCGCCACCCCGCTCGCTGCCGCCCGCCTTGCTGCAGCGATAGAGCGCGGCGGCAACTGGCGGACCGTGCTCGATCGCGAAGCGCGGGATCTCGGTCCAAAGGGACCCGACGCGACTTATGGCCGCGGCCTGTTATGCGGCGATTGCGCCCGAAAGAAGTGA